The DNA region CTGAAACGTTCAAACACATGCGGCAGGAAGTCTTCATCGATGCCCTGGCCATCGTCGCCAACCGCAATCTCCATCGTCGAGCCGCTGCGTTTGAGGGTGATAAAAGCATGACCACCGGCCGGCGTGAATTTGATCGCATTCGAGACCAGGTTTCCGATGACCTGGCGCAGGCGATGAGGATCGCAGTCGATCAGCCCGGCCTCAGGATCATAAGAGCCTTGCAGTTGAATGTTCTTGGCCTCTGAGCCTGGACGAAACGTAACGAGAACGTCTTCGATAACAGAACTCAAGTCCGTCGCCTGGACATCGAGGCTCAATTTGCCGGCAACGATACGCGAAATATCCAGCAAGTCATCGATCAGCGCGGCCTGGGCGGCCGCATTACGCTCGATCGCTGCCATTCCCCGCGCGAGGACGGGCCCCTGGACCTGGCCGGCACAAATCAGACGCGACCACCCGAGGATAGCGCTCAACGGCGTTCGCAACTCATGAGACATGGTTGCCAGAAATTCGTCTTTAAGCCGGCTCTGAAGTTCGGCTTCGGCTTTGGCTTTCCGTTCCTCTTCATACAGCCGCGCGTGGTCGAGGACAAACGCCATGCGATCCGCGATCAACTGGAGCAGCCGGAAATCGTCCTCGCCGATCGCCACTCCCCCGTGGAATCCCGTGTAAAGAATTCCAAACAGCTTCCCATGAATGAGCATGGGCGCTCCGGCAATACAGCCCCCGGCCGGCACCAGCCCGGAAACCGGACTCTCAGCGTGGATTTCGTCCAGGCCGAGAACCTGCGGCTGCAGCGTGTCGCGAATGCGCCCCGCTAAAATGCTGCGGGCGCGGTTCGCGCCGGGTTTCTCTTCGCTGTTGCCTTTCGATGTGCGGGATTTCCGGATATCGAAGTCCGTCCCATTCGAATTCATCAGTAGAACGGCCGCGCTATCGCTCTTCAGCACTTCACAGATTTTGTCCAGCAGATGCTCAACGACTTGATCATGTGAAATGTGCTCGATCGCCGTGTCGCTGATCAACTGCAGCCGCCGCATATTCTCGGATGCACGTTCGCTCTCGTGCCGCGCGGCCTGGGCGGCGGCGAAGTCGATATGCTCACGCTCGGCGCGCTTGCGCTCCATTGCGTAACGAACCGCGCGGCGGAGCGAAGGTCCATCCAGATCCTTCTTTGATATATAGTCCTGGGCTCCGCTGTGCATCGCTTCGAGCGCCCACATTTCATCGTCATGGACGGTCAGGATGACGATTGGAGTGCCGGGATAGCTCCTGGAAACGGCTTCCACCGTTTGTATTCCCTGGCTGTCC from Terriglobia bacterium includes:
- a CDS encoding response regulator; its protein translation is MSVMDIQVLLVEDSPADVRMIREAFSENSARRTMASHFVLVHVERLSQALERLRTESFGVILLDLGLPDSQGIQTVEAVSRSYPGTPIVILTVHDDEMWALEAMHSGAQDYISKKDLDGPSLRRAVRYAMERKRAEREHIDFAAAQAARHESERASENMRRLQLISDTAIEHISHDQVVEHLLDKICEVLKSDSAAVLLMNSNGTDFDIRKSRTSKGNSEEKPGANRARSILAGRIRDTLQPQVLGLDEIHAESPVSGLVPAGGCIAGAPMLIHGKLFGILYTGFHGGVAIGEDDFRLLQLIADRMAFVLDHARLYEEERKAKAEAELQSRLKDEFLATMSHELRTPLSAILGWSRLICAGQVQGPVLARGMAAIERNAAAQAALIDDLLDISRIVAGKLSLDVQATDLSSVIEDVLVTFRPGSEAKNIQLQGSYDPEAGLIDCDPHRLRQVIGNLVSNAIKFTPAGGHAFITLKRSGSTMEIAVGDDGQGIDEDFLPHVFERFRQGQGASTRRHGGLGIGLAVVKHIVEHHGGTVHADSGGSQKGATFTVRLPVKAISFNNGAAQRGAATESKPLFSPKELDGVRILVVDDEPDTRGLLEVVFQNCSAHVTSVGTAVEALIIIGDDAPDVLISDIGMPDIDGYELIRRVRAMDGKASKSVPAIALTAYGRTDDRSKSLACGFDLHVSKPVDPAELVAAVAGIVDRQGSAKGKPV